Proteins from a genomic interval of Candidatus Woesearchaeota archaeon:
- a CDS encoding 30S ribosomal protein S3: protein MIERKLVNDRIKEFQIQEFIEQNLSKVGHSHTKMVRTPLGEKIVIYASRPGLIVGKKGANIKKLTKNLKKKFNLENPQIEISEVENIFLDPQIVAERIANALEVFGANKFKAVGHKTMVEVIGAGALGIEILISGKLPSARAKRWRFYMGYLKKCGEAAISGIKKAYAQAKLKSGIIGVQVRIMPPDIVLPDKIKFKAQAEDKEAAENKSEEKSEVEETEAEKAQEQKTEEPKKPKGRKKKAKNEASSENAKDSQESQEEKPKVENEI from the coding sequence ATGATTGAGAGAAAACTAGTTAATGACAGAATAAAGGAATTCCAGATTCAGGAGTTTATAGAGCAGAATCTGAGCAAGGTGGGGCACAGCCACACAAAAATGGTGCGCACGCCTTTGGGCGAGAAGATCGTTATATATGCATCGAGGCCAGGCCTTATTGTAGGTAAAAAAGGCGCAAACATAAAGAAGCTTACGAAAAACCTGAAGAAGAAATTCAATCTGGAAAACCCGCAGATCGAGATTTCCGAGGTTGAAAACATATTCCTTGATCCGCAGATTGTTGCAGAGAGGATTGCAAATGCGCTCGAAGTGTTTGGCGCTAACAAGTTCAAGGCTGTCGGCCACAAAACAATGGTTGAAGTGATAGGCGCAGGTGCATTGGGCATAGAGATACTGATTTCTGGAAAACTGCCGAGCGCGCGCGCAAAAAGATGGAGATTTTATATGGGTTATTTGAAGAAATGCGGAGAAGCCGCAATCTCGGGTATAAAGAAGGCATATGCGCAGGCGAAGCTGAAATCGGGAATAATTGGCGTGCAGGTCAGGATAATGCCGCCTGACATAGTGCTGCCTGACAAAATAAAATTCAAAGCGCAGGCTGAAGATAAGGAAGCTGCAGAAAATAAATCAGAAGAAAAAAGTGAAGTGGAAGAAACAGAGGCTGAAAAAGCCCAGGAGCAAAAAACAGAAGAGCCTAAAAAGCCAAAGGGAAGAAAGAAAAAGGCCAAGAATGAAGCCAGTTCTGAAAATGCAAAAGATTCTCAGGAATCACAGGAAGAAAAGCCAAAGGTAGAAAATGAAATTTAA
- the rplV gene encoding 50S ribosomal protein L22, which produces MAKYKYASKIENGKNAKAVGRDLPASIKHSLEVCNMIRNKNVEKAKKTLMDVIGKKEAVPYRKFQQDLAHRKNIGPGRFPVKTCENILETLKAAEANAVFKGLGKDLFIKSIVPQRAAKQWHYGRKRRRHMKRAHIEIVLESGTPKEIKKIFRPFKRMRHMARR; this is translated from the coding sequence ATGGCAAAATACAAATACGCTTCAAAAATTGAAAACGGGAAAAATGCAAAGGCAGTAGGAAGAGACCTGCCTGCATCAATAAAGCATTCGTTAGAAGTCTGCAATATGATAAGAAACAAAAATGTTGAAAAAGCAAAAAAGACTTTGATGGATGTGATTGGAAAAAAAGAAGCTGTCCCTTACAGAAAATTCCAGCAGGATCTTGCTCACAGAAAAAATATCGGGCCAGGAAGGTTTCCTGTAAAGACATGCGAAAATATACTTGAAACGCTTAAGGCAGCAGAAGCGAATGCTGTGTTCAAAGGGCTGGGAAAAGACCTTTTCATCAAAAGCATTGTTCCGCAGAGAGCAGCCAAGCAGTGGCACTATGGAAGAAAAAGAAGAAGGCACATGAAGAGGGCGCATATTGAGATTGTTTTGGAAAGCGGAACTCCGAAAGAAATAAAGAAAATATTCAGGCCTTTCAAAAGAATGAGGCACATGGCAAGAAGATGA
- a CDS encoding 30S ribosomal protein S19, translated as MVKKEFTYRGKTTEELKRMSLNELAQILPSRPRRTIKRGFTDSQKKLLEKIRRNEPNIETHCRNMLILPDMFGMMIKIHNGKEFVPVIIQEEMLGHSLGEFAQTRKKVQHGAPGIGATKSSASLSVK; from the coding sequence ATGGTTAAAAAGGAATTTACTTACAGAGGAAAAACAACTGAAGAGCTGAAGAGAATGAGCCTGAATGAGCTGGCTCAGATACTGCCCTCAAGGCCAAGAAGAACAATAAAGCGCGGCTTTACAGACAGCCAGAAAAAACTGCTTGAAAAAATAAGAAGAAATGAGCCCAATATAGAAACTCACTGCAGAAATATGCTTATACTGCCCGATATGTTCGGAATGATGATTAAAATACACAATGGCAAGGAATTTGTTCCGGTGATAATACAAGAGGAGATGCTGGGGCATTCTCTTGGTGAATTTGCCCAGACAAGAAAGAAGGTGCAGCACGGAGCTCCTGGAATCGGGGCAACAAAATCATCCGCGAGCTTATCGGTGAAATAA
- a CDS encoding 50S ribosomal protein L2: MGKNLIQQKRGKGSSTYRAPSFRYEGDIKYMPLSENIAEGKILDIFHSSGHSGPLLKLKYNNGKDGHNIAPEGVRVNDTIQIGQAADIKPGSIMSLKDIPEGTSIYNIEVIPGDGGKFCRASGASAKILSKTKDYVLVQLPSKKEKLFHFNCRASIGIVAGSGRVDKPFVKAGGRFYWKKARNKLYPKISGIAQNAVNHPFGGSRSSKKNKPSTVSRNAPPGRKVGLIAAKRTGRLKR, translated from the coding sequence ATGGGAAAGAATCTGATTCAGCAAAAGCGGGGAAAGGGAAGCTCAACTTATAGGGCCCCATCATTCCGCTATGAAGGAGATATCAAGTACATGCCGCTATCTGAAAATATTGCCGAAGGAAAAATACTGGACATATTTCATTCAAGCGGCCATTCGGGGCCATTATTGAAACTAAAATACAATAACGGAAAAGATGGCCATAATATTGCGCCAGAAGGCGTAAGAGTCAATGACACTATACAGATCGGCCAGGCAGCAGATATAAAGCCCGGATCCATAATGAGCTTAAAAGACATACCTGAGGGAACATCTATATATAACATAGAAGTAATTCCCGGAGATGGCGGGAAATTCTGCAGAGCATCCGGAGCATCCGCAAAAATACTTTCAAAAACAAAAGACTATGTTCTGGTGCAGCTTCCTTCAAAGAAGGAAAAATTATTCCACTTCAACTGCAGGGCAAGCATCGGAATAGTTGCCGGCAGCGGCAGGGTTGACAAGCCATTTGTAAAGGCAGGCGGTAGATTTTACTGGAAGAAAGCGAGAAACAAGCTTTATCCGAAGATTTCGGGAATTGCGCAGAATGCAGTCAACCACCCATTCGGAGGAAGCAGGTCATCAAAGAAGAACAAGCCATCTACTGTTTCGAGAAATGCGCCTCCTGGAAGAAAAGTTGGATTAATAGCTGCAAAGAGAACAGGAAGGCTGAAGAGATAA
- a CDS encoding 50S ribosomal protein L23 — protein sequence METEKVIKYPLSTEKSIRLMDSENKLVFVVNKKAKKSEIKKAVEEMFKARVDDVNTLVGPDGEKRAYVKFNKETPAINVATKLGLM from the coding sequence ATGGAAACAGAAAAAGTAATCAAATATCCGCTGTCGACAGAAAAATCGATAAGATTGATGGATTCAGAGAACAAGCTGGTGTTTGTTGTAAATAAAAAGGCAAAAAAATCAGAGATAAAAAAGGCAGTTGAAGAGATGTTCAAGGCAAGGGTTGATGATGTCAACACGCTTGTAGGGCCTGACGGCGAAAAAAGGGCGTATGTTAAATTCAATAAGGAAACACCTGCAATAAATGTTGCGACAAAACTCGGGCTTATGTGA
- the rplD gene encoding 50S ribosomal protein L4: MKVPVLSLTNNEIGKKELPQQFNEPVRFDLISRAVIAIRANTRQPYGAKFEAGQRASAKLSRRRRDYKGSYGIGISRVPRKIMSGKGSRHNWVGAVAPGTVGGRRAHPPKPSKDWAKKVNKKENRKAIRSALAAAMNKEFVKNVPENYPFILETKFESLRKTKEVIDALIRLGFLNELERAEERTIRAGKGKMRGRKYRTKKSVLFVVSKKCGLMSAAKNISGSDIVEVKNINAELLVPGIRPRIALFTEAAIDELDKNRLFT, encoded by the coding sequence ATGAAAGTCCCGGTATTGAGCTTAACCAACAATGAAATCGGCAAAAAAGAATTGCCGCAGCAGTTTAACGAGCCTGTAAGGTTTGATCTAATAAGCAGGGCTGTGATTGCAATCCGGGCGAATACAAGGCAGCCTTATGGCGCAAAGTTTGAAGCCGGGCAGAGGGCATCTGCAAAGCTGTCAAGAAGAAGAAGAGACTATAAAGGGTCTTATGGAATAGGAATTTCAAGGGTGCCAAGAAAGATAATGAGCGGAAAGGGCTCGAGGCACAACTGGGTTGGAGCAGTAGCTCCGGGAACCGTTGGAGGAAGAAGGGCGCATCCTCCGAAGCCTTCAAAAGACTGGGCAAAAAAAGTAAACAAAAAGGAGAATAGAAAGGCAATAAGGTCTGCATTGGCGGCTGCAATGAACAAGGAATTTGTGAAAAATGTCCCTGAAAATTATCCGTTCATACTCGAAACAAAATTTGAATCATTAAGAAAAACAAAAGAAGTCATTGATGCATTAATCCGGCTTGGATTTTTAAATGAGCTTGAAAGAGCAGAAGAAAGAACAATAAGGGCCGGCAAGGGAAAAATGCGCGGCAGAAAATATAGGACAAAAAAAAGCGTGCTTTTTGTTGTTTCAAAAAAATGCGGGCTGATGAGCGCTGCAAAGAATATTTCAGGATCAGACATAGTTGAAGTGAAAAACATAAATGCAGAATTACTGGTTCCGGGAATAAGGCCGAGAATCGCATTGTTCACGGAAGCTGCAATAGACGAGCTTGATAAAAACAGGTTATTCACATAA